From one Kwoniella dejecticola CBS 10117 chromosome 2, complete sequence genomic stretch:
- a CDS encoding dimethyladenosine transferase yields MPKATTSTFRVAPTSAASRPKKNGESSSSSAGGAAGGARNHLFDTARFGQHILTNPLVAQGIVDKANLKPTDIVLEVGPGTGNLTVRILAACRKVVAVEMDPRMAAEVQKRVLGKPEQKKLEVMIGDFVKADLPYFDVCISNTPYQISSPLVFKLLSHRPIPRCAVLMFQREFALRLVAPAGTKLWGRLAANVQLYARVEHIMKVGKGNFRPPPQVESSVVRIMPRDPPPPVKFEEFDGLNRVIFSRMNKTVRANFKAKGVAELAERNYKTWCAEQGVIIEDGFDIREKIDGILLEAGYADDRAAKMDVDDLLKLLAAFNVAGM; encoded by the exons ATGCCCAAAGCCACAACGTCAACATTCCGTGTAGCCCCTACATCAGCGGCTTCGAgacccaagaagaacggAGAGTCCTCGTCTAGCTCTGCTGGCGGCGCTGCGGGAGGAGCGAGGAATCACCTTTTCGATACCGCTCGATTCGGTCAACATATCTTGACAAATCCTCTGGTCGCACAAGG aattGTCGATAAAGCCAATCTGAAACCCACGGACATCGTGCTTGAAGTCGGTCCTGGTACTGGTAACTTGACTGTCAGGATATTAGCAGCATGTAGGAAAGTGGTAGCCGTGGAAATGGATCCTCGAATGGCTGCCGAGGTGCAAAAGAGAGTTTTAGggaa ACCTGAAcagaagaaattggaagtTATGATCGGAGATTTCGTTAAAGCGGATCTACCGTATTTTGATGTCTGCATATCAAATACACCTTATCAG ATCTCCTCACCGTTGGTTTTCAAGCTGCTATCACATCGACCTATACCCCGATGCGCAGTCCTCATGTTCCAGCGTGAATTTGCGCTGCGTCTGGTGGCTCCTGCAGGAACGAAGCTGTGGGGAAGACTTGCCGCGAACGTTCAGCTGTATGCAAGGGTGGAACACATAATGAAAGTCGGTAAAGGAAATTTCAGACCTCCGCCGCAGGTCGAATCTTCCGTAGTACGAATAATGCCAAGAGATCCTCCGCCGCCAGTGAAGTTTGAAGAATTCGATGGTTTGAACCGAGTGATATTTAGCAGGATGAATAAGACGGTGCGAGCGAATTTCAAGGCGAAAGGTGTGGCTGAGCTGGCGGAGAGGAATTACAAGACTTGGTGTGCTGAACAAGGTGTT ATCATTGAAGATGGCTTCGACATCAGGGAGAAGATAGACGGTATTCTGCTCGAAGCTGGATATGCAGACGATCGAGCTGCCAAGATGGACGTGGATGACCTCCTCAA ATTATTGGCAGCTTTCAATGTTGCTGGGATGTGA